Proteins encoded within one genomic window of Dyadobacter chenhuakuii:
- the rpmG gene encoding 50S ribosomal protein L33: MAKKGNRVQVILECTEQKDSGVPGMSRYVTTKNRKNTPGRMELKKFNSFLRRYTVHKEIK; the protein is encoded by the coding sequence ATGGCTAAGAAAGGTAATAGAGTACAGGTTATATTGGAATGCACAGAACAAAAAGATAGTGGTGTTCCTGGAATGTCACGTTATGTGACTACAAAGAATCGGAAAAATACGCCTGGCCGTATGGAATTGAAAAAATTCAATTCATTCCTGAGACGCTATACAGTCCACAAGGAAATTAAATAA
- the gatB gene encoding Asp-tRNA(Asn)/Glu-tRNA(Gln) amidotransferase subunit GatB has protein sequence MTQNALQPADITDELLARYETVIGLEVHCQLLTESKLFAQDRNLFGADPNTNIGPLTIALPGTLPKINKKAVEYAVRLGLACGCSISKRTIFDRKNYFYPDLPKGYQISQDKKPICENGGVTISTKNAEGKMTEKVIRFHHIHLEEDAGKSVHDGSVTETLLDYNRAGTPLVEMVSEPDLRSAEETGAFVTEIRRLVRYLHISDGNMEEGSLRCDVNVSLRKKGAEKLGTKVEIKNMNSIRNMMRAISFEEKRQVAMLENEQAIQQETRMFDVESGQTYGMRVKETMNDYRYFPDPDLSPVVVSDEWLESIKADMPALPHELREKFTHQYGIPAYDAAVLTDTREIAAYFVAVCAKTNAYKAASNWLMGPVKSYLNDHEGNIDRFPISPESLAALIDLSEADVVSNSVATQKIFPVLLAEPQRDPKEIASSNNWIQNSNTNELETLVNEVIDAMPDKVAAYRKGKKGLLGLFVGEVMKKSNNTADPKLVSQLLNAKL, from the coding sequence ATGACTCAAAACGCACTGCAACCGGCTGACATCACGGATGAACTTCTGGCCCGGTATGAAACTGTAATCGGACTCGAAGTGCATTGTCAGCTCCTGACGGAATCCAAACTTTTTGCGCAGGACAGAAACCTTTTTGGGGCTGATCCTAATACAAACATTGGCCCGCTTACGATTGCATTACCAGGGACATTGCCCAAAATCAATAAGAAAGCAGTTGAATATGCGGTCCGTTTAGGACTGGCTTGTGGCTGTTCTATCAGTAAAAGGACGATTTTTGACCGCAAAAATTACTTTTATCCTGATCTGCCGAAAGGTTACCAGATCTCTCAGGACAAGAAACCGATCTGCGAAAATGGCGGTGTGACGATTTCCACAAAAAACGCGGAAGGAAAAATGACCGAAAAAGTGATCCGCTTCCATCACATACATTTGGAAGAGGACGCCGGAAAATCGGTGCATGATGGCAGTGTTACCGAAACATTGCTGGATTACAACCGCGCCGGGACGCCTTTGGTTGAAATGGTTTCCGAGCCCGATTTGCGGTCTGCGGAAGAAACAGGAGCATTTGTTACCGAAATACGCCGGCTTGTGCGCTATCTGCACATTAGCGATGGCAATATGGAAGAAGGCTCGCTGCGCTGCGATGTCAATGTTTCCCTCAGGAAAAAGGGAGCTGAAAAACTCGGCACGAAAGTGGAGATCAAGAACATGAACTCGATCCGTAACATGATGCGGGCCATTAGTTTTGAAGAAAAGAGACAAGTTGCTATGCTCGAAAATGAGCAGGCGATCCAGCAGGAAACGCGGATGTTCGACGTGGAAAGCGGGCAGACTTACGGCATGCGCGTGAAGGAAACGATGAACGATTATCGCTATTTCCCTGATCCTGACCTCAGTCCGGTTGTTGTTTCTGATGAATGGCTTGAAAGCATTAAAGCCGATATGCCCGCATTGCCGCACGAGCTGCGTGAGAAATTTACGCATCAATATGGAATTCCGGCTTACGATGCGGCTGTGCTCACGGATACGCGCGAAATTGCTGCTTACTTCGTAGCAGTTTGTGCAAAAACAAACGCCTATAAAGCTGCTTCGAACTGGTTGATGGGACCTGTGAAATCGTATTTGAATGATCACGAAGGCAACATCGACCGTTTCCCGATCAGTCCCGAAAGTCTGGCTGCATTAATCGACCTGAGTGAGGCGGATGTGGTGAGTAATTCGGTGGCGACGCAAAAGATATTTCCGGTGCTTCTGGCTGAGCCGCAGCGTGATCCGAAAGAGATCGCGTCGTCAAATAACTGGATTCAGAACAGCAATACAAACGAGCTTGAAACGTTGGTAAATGAGGTTATTGACGCAATGCCGGATAAGGTTGCAGCTTATCGAAAAGGAAAAAAGGGGTTACTGGGTCTTTTTGTGGGAGAAGTCATGAAAAAATCAAATAACACCGCTGATCCTAAGCTGGTAAGCCAGTTGCTCAACGCAAAACTCTGA
- the rimO gene encoding 30S ribosomal protein S12 methylthiotransferase RimO gives MKTKGIVKNKVNIITLGCSKNLVDSEVLYTQLKGNGFAVDHESKKDDSQIVVINTCGFIDNAKEESINTILRYADAKAAGMVDKVYVTGCLSHRYKDELSVEIPTVDAWFGTNELPRLLKTLKADYKHELVGERLLTTPTHYAYLKIAEGCDRPCSFCAIPIMRGGHVSRSIEELVKEAKSLAKRGTKELILIAQDLTYYGLDIYKKRNLSDLLAQLSDVEGIEWIRLQYAYPAGFPMDILDIMNERSNICKYLDMPLQTGSTEILKSMRRGITREKTEALIETIRTKVPDITLRTTLIVGHPGETEALFDETYDFVEKMRFDRLGAFQYSHEDNTHSYTLPDDIPAEIKQERADAIMELQQGISYELNQKKIGNTYKVLFDRKEGGHFIGRTEFDSPEVDNEVLVPASQYVRLGDFANVNITSAEEFDLYGTVIS, from the coding sequence ATGAAAACCAAAGGAATAGTTAAGAATAAAGTCAATATTATAACGCTGGGTTGTTCTAAAAACCTGGTGGATTCAGAGGTGCTTTATACGCAGCTCAAAGGAAACGGATTCGCCGTTGATCATGAGTCGAAAAAGGATGATTCCCAGATTGTTGTGATTAACACCTGTGGATTTATCGATAATGCTAAGGAGGAATCCATCAACACAATCCTGCGCTATGCCGATGCAAAAGCTGCTGGAATGGTGGATAAAGTTTATGTTACGGGCTGTTTATCACACAGATACAAAGATGAGCTTTCTGTGGAAATCCCAACAGTAGACGCCTGGTTCGGGACCAATGAGCTGCCACGTTTGCTCAAAACGCTGAAAGCTGATTACAAGCATGAACTGGTCGGTGAGCGTTTGCTAACCACGCCTACACATTACGCCTACCTGAAAATCGCCGAGGGTTGCGATCGCCCTTGCAGCTTCTGTGCAATTCCCATTATGCGTGGCGGTCACGTTTCCCGCTCAATTGAAGAGCTTGTTAAGGAAGCAAAATCACTGGCTAAACGTGGCACGAAAGAACTGATCCTCATTGCCCAGGACCTGACTTACTACGGTCTTGATATTTATAAAAAAAGAAACCTTTCCGACCTGCTGGCTCAACTTTCCGATGTGGAAGGCATTGAGTGGATCAGGTTGCAATATGCTTATCCGGCCGGATTTCCGATGGACATTCTGGATATCATGAATGAGCGCAGCAACATTTGTAAATATCTTGATATGCCGCTCCAAACAGGCTCGACAGAGATTTTGAAATCCATGCGTCGCGGGATAACCAGAGAAAAAACGGAAGCGTTGATCGAAACGATCCGTACCAAAGTGCCTGACATCACATTAAGGACCACATTGATCGTAGGCCATCCGGGGGAAACAGAAGCGCTATTTGACGAAACCTACGATTTTGTTGAAAAAATGCGTTTCGACCGTTTGGGAGCATTTCAATATTCCCACGAAGACAATACACATTCCTACACGCTGCCCGACGACATTCCTGCCGAAATCAAACAGGAACGTGCGGATGCCATTATGGAGCTGCAACAAGGCATTTCGTACGAACTGAACCAGAAAAAAATCGGCAATACTTACAAAGTGCTTTTCGATCGCAAAGAAGGCGGGCATTTTATTGGCCGCACGGAATTCGACTCGCCTGAGGTTGATAATGAAGTACTTGTGCCAGCCAGTCAGTATGTTCGGTTAGGGGATTTTGCCAATGTTAACATTACATCCGCGGAGGAATTTGATCTTTACGGGACGGTTATTTCCTGA
- a CDS encoding DUF4293 domain-containing protein, whose product MLQRIQTVFLALTVIGMGIFLAFPIWSKVSIAGEERADLTAIKLTHQISAVQSNITPVYYLIILAILVAGVAAYAILQYKNRVLQSALCAVNSILMTVIMGLIIYFTFYKTAKLFDPNLPGNYEIGFYGLVGSMLANVFANRFIRKDEREVQQSKRFR is encoded by the coding sequence ATGTTACAAAGAATTCAGACCGTTTTTTTAGCCCTTACCGTAATCGGAATGGGTATATTTCTTGCGTTTCCAATCTGGTCAAAAGTTTCGATAGCTGGTGAGGAAAGAGCAGATTTAACTGCAATCAAACTGACACACCAGATCAGCGCCGTGCAGTCTAACATTACACCCGTTTATTACCTCATCATTCTGGCTATTCTGGTTGCCGGAGTCGCAGCTTATGCCATATTGCAATATAAAAACAGGGTTCTACAATCCGCCCTTTGCGCAGTAAACTCCATTTTGATGACCGTCATCATGGGGTTGATAATCTATTTCACCTTTTACAAAACCGCAAAGCTCTTCGATCCAAACCTTCCTGGAAACTACGAAATCGGGTTTTATGGGCTGGTAGGATCCATGCTGGCCAATGTTTTCGCGAATCGTTTCATTAGAAAGGACGAGCGGGAAGTGCAGCAGTCGAAGCGGTTTAGGTAG
- the recQ gene encoding DNA helicase RecQ has product MVNNVDAVVLDTLKERLKEIFGYSQFRGEQEVIIQNILLGKNTFVIMPTGAGKSLCYQLPALVSDGLTIVISPLIALMKNQVDQLTAFGVNAQFLNSTLTKSEITRVKSDALDGSLKLLYIAPESLTKEDNLDFLKKVKISFVAIDEAHCISEWGHDFRPEYRRIYGIIENIGNLPIIALTATATPKVQQDIRKNLQMEEAETFKSSFNRKNLYYEIRPKKDVKKQLIRYVRNNKGKSGIVYCLSRKTVEEVAELLRVNDVRALPYHAGLDSNTRMANQDAFLNEEADVIVATIAFGMGIDKPDVRFVIHYDVPKSLEGYYQETGRAGRDGLEGNCLMFYSYEDIQKLEKFNKDKTVTERDNARHLLNEMVAYSTLGVCRRRQLLSYFGEYLEKDCGFCDNCIKSTEKTKVQDGVILVLRAVQLTEQRFDCEHIADVLTATENQYVKSYEHDQLDVYGKGLEISESREYWISTIRQLVIFNYLEKDVENYGVIKLGEKGANYLNDPYPVTLHKDHNFDEEEIKPEDDDKDAAAGGGSAHAYDEALLGMLKALRKKVAKEKNLPPYVIFQDPSLEEMATTYPTTQQEMAQINGVGMGKVQKFGRQFLDLITRYVEENEIETAKDVVIKSTVNKSKIKIFIIQQVDRKVSLDEIAEVKDLALADVIEEVEHICYSGTKLNLDYYINQVIDRERQQDIYDYFMTAETDNIAAALGEFANDEISEEELRLMRIKFLSELAN; this is encoded by the coding sequence ATGGTAAATAATGTTGATGCCGTCGTTTTAGACACGTTAAAAGAAAGACTAAAAGAAATTTTTGGGTACAGTCAATTCCGGGGTGAGCAAGAAGTTATCATTCAAAACATCCTGCTTGGTAAGAATACTTTTGTAATCATGCCAACCGGAGCTGGAAAATCGCTTTGCTATCAATTGCCTGCTCTTGTCAGCGATGGTCTCACCATCGTTATATCGCCGCTTATTGCACTAATGAAGAATCAGGTCGACCAGTTGACTGCTTTTGGCGTTAATGCACAGTTTCTCAACTCTACGCTTACCAAATCTGAAATTACGCGGGTAAAAAGTGATGCACTGGATGGAAGCCTTAAACTGCTATACATTGCTCCTGAGTCACTTACGAAAGAAGATAACCTGGATTTCCTTAAAAAAGTAAAGATATCGTTTGTTGCCATTGATGAGGCACATTGTATTTCCGAATGGGGACACGATTTCCGGCCGGAATACCGCCGTATTTACGGGATTATTGAAAACATTGGCAACCTTCCCATTATTGCGCTTACGGCCACTGCAACTCCAAAAGTGCAGCAGGACATTCGTAAAAATCTCCAAATGGAGGAGGCGGAAACATTCAAATCTTCATTTAACCGGAAAAATCTTTACTACGAAATCCGTCCGAAAAAGGATGTTAAAAAACAGCTGATCCGCTACGTCCGCAACAATAAAGGCAAATCAGGAATCGTGTATTGCCTGAGCAGAAAGACGGTGGAGGAAGTGGCTGAACTGCTTCGCGTTAACGACGTTCGTGCATTACCGTATCATGCCGGATTGGACAGCAACACGCGCATGGCCAACCAGGATGCGTTTCTGAATGAAGAGGCGGACGTGATCGTGGCAACCATCGCATTCGGAATGGGAATTGACAAGCCGGATGTTCGTTTTGTGATACATTATGACGTTCCCAAGTCACTGGAAGGTTATTACCAGGAAACCGGCCGCGCAGGACGCGATGGCCTGGAAGGAAATTGCCTGATGTTTTACAGCTATGAAGACATTCAAAAGCTTGAAAAATTCAATAAGGATAAAACCGTCACAGAAAGGGATAATGCACGCCATTTGCTGAACGAAATGGTGGCATATTCCACCTTGGGCGTTTGCCGCAGAAGGCAGCTTCTGAGCTATTTTGGTGAATATCTTGAAAAAGATTGCGGATTCTGTGATAACTGCATCAAGTCAACGGAGAAGACAAAGGTTCAGGACGGTGTAATTCTCGTTCTGAGAGCCGTTCAGCTGACTGAGCAGCGATTCGACTGTGAGCACATTGCGGACGTCCTGACGGCTACTGAAAACCAATATGTTAAAAGCTACGAGCACGATCAGCTTGATGTGTATGGCAAGGGGCTAGAAATCAGCGAATCGAGAGAATACTGGATCTCGACCATTCGTCAGCTTGTAATTTTTAATTATCTCGAAAAAGACGTTGAAAATTATGGGGTGATCAAACTGGGTGAAAAAGGTGCAAATTACCTGAACGATCCCTATCCGGTTACGCTTCATAAAGACCATAATTTTGATGAGGAGGAAATAAAACCGGAGGATGATGACAAGGATGCGGCTGCCGGAGGCGGAAGTGCGCATGCTTATGATGAAGCACTTCTGGGAATGCTGAAAGCGCTCCGGAAAAAGGTTGCTAAGGAGAAAAATCTGCCTCCTTACGTTATTTTCCAGGATCCGTCGCTGGAAGAAATGGCAACGACTTATCCGACTACCCAGCAGGAAATGGCGCAGATCAATGGCGTCGGGATGGGTAAGGTGCAAAAATTCGGCCGTCAGTTCCTGGACCTGATCACCCGGTATGTTGAAGAAAATGAGATTGAGACTGCGAAAGATGTCGTTATTAAGTCGACTGTCAATAAATCTAAAATCAAAATATTCATAATCCAGCAAGTCGACCGCAAGGTAAGCCTGGATGAAATCGCAGAAGTTAAAGACCTGGCCCTCGCAGATGTTATCGAAGAAGTTGAACATATCTGCTACTCCGGAACAAAGCTGAATCTTGATTACTATATCAATCAGGTGATTGACCGGGAAAGACAGCAGGATATATATGACTATTTCATGACTGCTGAAACGGACAATATAGCCGCAGCATTGGGAGAATTTGCCAATGACGAGATCAGCGAAGAGGAATTACGGCTTATGCGAATCAAGTTTTTGTCGGAGCTGGCGAATTAA
- the purD gene encoding phosphoribosylamine--glycine ligase: MNILILGSGGREHAFAWKIAQSPLCDSLYVAPGNAGTAGVATNLSISYNDFDAIANAVLENNVELVIVGPEEPLVNGIVDYFESRADLSKIKIIGPNKAGAQLEGSKDFSKQFMQKYGIPTASSATFTVDTLEQGLEYLEAHPLPIVLKADGLAAGKGVIIAEKHSEAETAFREMLLDRKFGDAGNKVVIEQFLKGIELSVFVLSDGEHYKILPEAKDYKRIGENDTGLNTGGMGAVSPVAFADANFLKKVDEKVVKPTLHGLKSEGIKYVGFIFIGLMNIKGEPFVIEYNVRMGDPETEVVIPRIQSDFAMLMASTAKGTLNDFELQISPQVAVTTVVVSGGYPGDYEKGKVISGSQKVEDVFLYHAGTTFNGNTEVVTNGGRVMALTGLANSLENAVHKSQRAAQAVQFEGKYFRHDIGVDLIRYND; encoded by the coding sequence ATGAATATACTAATATTGGGATCAGGCGGAAGAGAACATGCCTTTGCCTGGAAAATAGCCCAAAGCCCTCTTTGTGACAGTTTATATGTAGCGCCCGGCAACGCGGGAACTGCGGGTGTTGCAACCAACCTCTCTATATCTTACAATGATTTTGATGCCATCGCCAATGCGGTGTTGGAAAACAATGTTGAACTGGTGATCGTAGGTCCGGAAGAACCACTGGTCAACGGCATTGTCGATTATTTTGAATCCAGGGCAGATCTTTCAAAAATAAAAATCATAGGCCCGAATAAAGCGGGTGCGCAATTGGAGGGAAGCAAGGATTTCTCCAAACAATTCATGCAGAAATACGGCATTCCAACGGCTTCTTCCGCAACATTCACCGTTGATACATTGGAACAAGGCCTGGAATATCTCGAAGCCCATCCACTTCCGATTGTTTTAAAAGCCGACGGACTCGCTGCCGGCAAAGGCGTTATCATCGCAGAAAAGCATTCAGAAGCGGAAACGGCATTCAGGGAAATGCTTCTGGACCGTAAATTCGGCGATGCGGGTAACAAGGTTGTGATAGAACAATTTTTGAAAGGGATAGAATTATCCGTATTTGTCCTTTCAGATGGAGAGCATTATAAAATATTGCCGGAAGCGAAGGATTACAAACGCATCGGCGAAAACGATACAGGTCTTAATACAGGCGGAATGGGCGCTGTATCGCCAGTTGCTTTTGCAGATGCGAATTTTTTGAAAAAAGTAGATGAAAAAGTCGTTAAACCTACATTGCATGGTTTGAAAAGTGAAGGCATTAAATACGTTGGCTTCATTTTTATCGGCTTAATGAACATAAAAGGGGAGCCTTTTGTGATCGAATACAATGTGAGAATGGGTGATCCGGAAACGGAGGTTGTGATCCCACGGATCCAGTCGGATTTTGCTATGCTCATGGCCTCAACGGCGAAAGGGACTTTGAACGATTTTGAATTACAAATCTCCCCGCAGGTGGCCGTGACGACCGTGGTTGTGTCAGGAGGTTATCCAGGAGATTATGAAAAAGGAAAGGTAATTTCCGGCAGCCAAAAAGTAGAAGATGTGTTTTTATACCACGCGGGCACTACTTTCAATGGAAACACCGAAGTTGTGACAAATGGAGGAAGGGTGATGGCGCTTACAGGCCTTGCCAATTCCCTTGAAAATGCGGTTCACAAATCGCAGCGCGCGGCCCAGGCTGTGCAGTTTGAGGGCAAATATTTCCGTCATGACATCGGTGTGGATTTAATACGTTATAACGATTGA
- the ftsY gene encoding signal recognition particle-docking protein FtsY, with amino-acid sequence MSLFGFFSKEKKETLDKGLEKTKDSFFGKLSRAIVGKTTIDEDVLDELEDILVSSDVGVETTVKVIKRIEERVARDKYATTAELDGILREEIAALLTENKSVDFHDSFETKHLPKPYVIMVVGVNGVGKTTTIGKLAHQFHQHGHKVVLGAADTFRAAAVEQLKLWGKRVDVPVIDHGMNTDPSAVAYDALKKGMETGADVIIIDTAGRLHTKVNLMNELSKIKRVMQKIIPDSPHEVLLVLDGSTGQNAVIQAREFTKVTEITALAITKLDGTAKGGVVIGISDEFKIPVKYIGVGEKMDDLQVFDRAEFVDSLFKKIG; translated from the coding sequence ATGAGCTTATTTGGTTTTTTTTCAAAAGAGAAAAAAGAAACATTGGACAAAGGCCTGGAAAAAACCAAAGACAGTTTCTTTGGTAAACTATCCCGCGCCATTGTTGGTAAAACCACAATTGACGAAGATGTTCTGGACGAGCTGGAAGACATCCTGGTAAGTTCGGATGTAGGCGTTGAGACCACTGTAAAAGTCATTAAGCGGATTGAGGAGCGGGTTGCAAGAGACAAATATGCCACCACGGCCGAACTGGACGGCATTCTGCGTGAAGAAATTGCAGCATTATTGACAGAAAATAAATCCGTAGACTTTCACGACAGCTTCGAAACAAAGCATCTGCCCAAGCCTTATGTCATTATGGTTGTTGGTGTGAATGGTGTGGGAAAAACGACAACAATCGGAAAGCTTGCGCATCAGTTTCACCAACATGGTCATAAAGTGGTACTTGGCGCCGCCGATACATTTCGCGCTGCGGCAGTAGAACAGCTCAAACTCTGGGGAAAACGTGTTGACGTTCCGGTTATTGACCACGGCATGAACACCGATCCTTCCGCAGTGGCATATGACGCATTGAAAAAAGGAATGGAAACAGGCGCCGACGTAATCATTATCGACACGGCCGGACGTTTACATACAAAAGTGAACCTCATGAACGAGCTTTCAAAGATCAAGCGCGTCATGCAAAAGATCATCCCCGATTCACCTCACGAAGTTCTGCTCGTTCTTGACGGCAGCACAGGCCAGAATGCTGTAATCCAAGCCAGGGAATTCACCAAAGTCACAGAAATCACCGCCTTAGCCATCACAAAACTGGACGGAACAGCCAAAGGCGGCGTCGTAATCGGCATTTCCGACGAGTTCAAAATCCCCGTCAAATACATAGGAGTAGGAGAAAAAATGGACGACCTGCAAGTTTTCGACCGGGCAGAGTTTGTGGATTCTTTGTTTAAGAAGATTGGCTAA
- a CDS encoding c-type cytochrome: MTLKKSTPLALIALAVSFFIGCSSQEDKDKYDHYYGSGSKSREETALVALQNERRNQPAPAPAAAASGQGAAAPAAGDSANAGSGDAAIGQGGVAAAATNPDAAAAPTAAPAKRKPVPADVSALLNKHACLACHQPYDKVIGPAYADVAKKKYTSDQIVELVHSPKPEHWPGYPPMAPMAHVPKGDIVVIANWINSL; encoded by the coding sequence ATGACTCTTAAAAAAAGTACCCCATTAGCGCTTATAGCTCTGGCGGTTTCATTCTTCATTGGTTGCTCTTCACAGGAAGACAAAGATAAATATGATCATTATTACGGATCTGGCAGCAAATCCAGAGAGGAGACGGCGCTTGTAGCTTTGCAGAATGAAAGAAGAAATCAGCCTGCCCCAGCGCCTGCGGCGGCAGCTTCCGGACAAGGAGCAGCGGCACCGGCAGCCGGGGATTCAGCAAATGCTGGTTCTGGCGACGCGGCAATTGGTCAGGGAGGTGTAGCAGCGGCTGCTACTAATCCGGATGCAGCGGCAGCTCCAACTGCGGCACCTGCGAAACGCAAGCCTGTTCCGGCAGACGTTTCGGCATTGCTTAACAAACATGCTTGTCTTGCCTGCCACCAGCCTTATGACAAAGTGATCGGGCCGGCTTATGCGGATGTTGCCAAGAAAAAATATACATCTGATCAAATTGTAGAACTGGTTCACAGTCCAAAACCGGAACACTGGCCTGGTTACCCGCCGATGGCGCCTATGGCACACGTTCCAAAAGGTGATATCGTTGTGATTGCCAACTGGATCAACTCTTTGTAA
- a CDS encoding DUF4295 domain-containing protein: MAKKVVATLKKEGGKAFAKVIKAVKSPKTGAYTFKEEIVPLDGVQGALKN, encoded by the coding sequence ATGGCAAAGAAAGTAGTTGCTACCCTGAAAAAAGAAGGCGGTAAAGCATTCGCCAAGGTTATTAAGGCTGTAAAATCTCCAAAAACAGGAGCTTATACCTTTAAAGAAGAAATCGTTCCTTTGGACGGTGTTCAAGGCGCCCTAAAGAACTAG
- a CDS encoding KpsF/GutQ family sugar-phosphate isomerase, with protein MKLIKNIQSIAKEVLRQEAEALHNLIGLIDEKFENCVYAIINCGGRVVVSGVGKSAIVGQKIVATLNSTGTPALFMHAADAIHGDLGMIQDNDVVIVISRSGDTAEIKVLIPLLKRTGVTMIAMVSNKESYLAKNADHILHAYAPEEADPLNLAPTTSTSVTMALGDALAICLLEARGFTHDDFAKFHPGGALGKRLYLKICDIYPHNALPMVSENAGLQEIILEMTSKRLGATAVNNANGKMAGIITDGDLRRMLEQHDGGNILHLKARDIMSKSPISVSPDEYAVKALELMQTRSITQVVVVEDDAILGFVHLHDLLREGLV; from the coding sequence TTGAAATTAATAAAAAATATTCAGTCAATAGCAAAAGAAGTATTACGGCAAGAGGCGGAAGCATTGCATAATCTGATCGGATTGATTGATGAAAAATTTGAAAACTGCGTATATGCCATTATCAACTGCGGAGGTCGCGTGGTTGTGTCAGGAGTAGGCAAAAGCGCTATTGTGGGGCAAAAAATAGTTGCTACTTTAAACTCCACCGGAACGCCCGCGCTCTTCATGCACGCGGCGGACGCTATTCATGGTGACCTGGGAATGATCCAGGACAATGATGTGGTCATCGTCATCTCCCGGAGTGGCGACACCGCCGAAATCAAGGTGCTTATCCCCCTTTTGAAACGCACCGGCGTAACCATGATCGCAATGGTAAGCAACAAAGAATCCTACCTGGCCAAAAACGCGGATCACATCCTGCACGCCTACGCCCCCGAAGAGGCTGATCCCCTGAATCTTGCGCCTACAACCAGCACTTCGGTGACAATGGCTTTGGGAGACGCGCTGGCGATTTGTTTACTGGAAGCCAGAGGTTTTACACATGATGATTTTGCCAAATTTCATCCGGGCGGTGCATTGGGTAAAAGGCTTTACCTGAAAATCTGCGACATCTATCCGCATAATGCACTGCCAATGGTTTCGGAAAATGCTGGCTTGCAGGAAATTATACTGGAAATGACTTCTAAAAGGCTTGGCGCAACGGCAGTCAACAACGCCAACGGCAAAATGGCCGGGATTATCACGGACGGAGATTTGCGGCGAATGTTGGAGCAGCACGACGGTGGCAACATTCTGCATCTGAAAGCGCGGGATATCATGAGCAAATCGCCCATTTCAGTTTCCCCTGACGAATACGCAGTAAAGGCGCTGGAGTTAATGCAAACCCGCAGCATCACGCAAGTCGTGGTTGTGGAAGACGACGCAATTCTAGGCTTCGTGCATCTGCATGATTTGTTGCGGGAGGGGTTGGTGTAG